The Pararhizobium sp. IMCC21322 sequence ATCGGAAAGCTTGGCGAAAATGCGAGCATTGAGGATGGCCAGGCGGCTGCGAAACTGTGCGCTATCAACATTCTGGCACAGGCAAAATCAGCACTTGGCGAACTGGAAAGAATTATCCGTCTGGTAAAACTGGTTGGATTCGTAAATTCCACATCCGATTTTGTGGATCAGCCCAAGATCATCAACGGCGCCTCTGACTTTATGGTCGCAGCCTTGGGTGACCGGGGTGCCCATGCCCGTTCAGCTGTCGGTGTCGCGGCCCTGCCCTTTGGCGTGGCCGTTGAAGTCGAAGCCATCTTCGAGATTTAGCCGACAGTGATTGACACAGCTTCCCTCTTCAAAGACCCCATCGCCCATCGCGGCCTGCATGACAAATCGCAAGGTCGGGTTGAAAACTGTGAGAGCTCTTTTCAGGCTGCAATCGAGGCAGGCTTCGCCATCGAATGTGATGTACGCCTGTCCGCAGACAATCAGGTTGTAGTCTTTCACGACGATACACTGGGCCGCGTGACACAAAACAAGGCAACGGTCCGGGATTTGTCGGTCGCCGAATTGAAAAAAATCCCGTTCAATGACGGGCCTGATCGCATTCAGACCTTGCAGGAGTTGCTTGAACAAGTGTCTGAAAAAGTTCCACTCATCATTGAGTTGAAAAGCCAGTGGGATGGCGATGAAGGCCTCCCGCTCCGGGTGTCTGAAACCATCGGAACCTATTTCGGCCCGGTGGCCACCATGTCTTTCGATCCGGCTCTGGTGAAAGGCGTACAAAACTGGCTGCCCCATGTGCCGAACGGCATTGTTTCAGAACATTATCGGGACATAGAAGAGTGGCGTTTTCTCAGCCGGTTCCAGCGGTTCAAACTATCCAAAATGCTCCACTGGCAGCAGTCCAAACCCGACTTCATCTCTTACAATATCAACGATCTGCCAAGCCGGGCGGTCTCTCTGTTTGAAAACCTGATGAGTGTTCCGGTCATCTGCTGGACGGTCCGAACGCCTGAACAGGCAGCCAAGGCGGAAAAAATTTGCGATCAAATCACATTTGAGGGTTTTGATCCCCGATCAACGCCATAGATAAGAGCTATGGATTCCAATTCTGAAAAAACCGAGCTGCCGAACAGCGTGCGCCTTCTCTCCTCCCTGTCTGATATTGACCGGTTGCAATGGGATACCTGTGCCAATCCGGGCTGGTCCAGCACCAGACCGCTTGATTCAAAACCTCAGGAGATCCCCTATAACCCTTTCCTGTCATACGATTTTCTATCGTCGCTGGAAGAGTCAGGATCGGCATCTGATAGCTCTGGTTGGTATGCACGCCATCTGGTTCTGGAGAAACCAGGCGATGCGCCCCTGGCTGTCGTCCCCGCCTATCTGAAGACCCACAGTCAGGGCGAGTATGTCTTCGATCATGGCTGGGCGGACGCATATGAGCGCGCTGGCGGCAGTTATTATCCAAAATTGCAAATGTCAGTGCCTTTCACGCCGGTCACAGGCCGCCGCCTGCTGATCGCCAATCAATCCAGTCAATCCGTGCACAAACAGATCGTAGCGCTCCTGGCCGCAGCCATTCAACAGGTGACGGTGCAGTTTGAAGCCTCATCAGCGCATCTCACATTCCTGACAGAACAGGAATGGGAGGCCTTGTCAGACATGGACTTTCTGCGCCGCACCGATCAGCAGTTTCACTGGCAAAATAATGGCTACACAACATATGATGATTTTCTGGCCGCCCTATCCTCATCAAAGCGCAAAGCATTGCGCAAGGAACGGCGGCGGGCGCTCGAAAACGACATCGAGATTGAATGGCTCACCGGATCAGACCTGAAAGAAGAGCATTGGGATGTCTTCTTTGACTTTTACCTTGATACTGGCAACCGCAAATGGGGAACACCCTATCTGACGCGGCAATTCTTCTCACTGATTGGCGAACGTATG is a genomic window containing:
- a CDS encoding glycerophosphodiester phosphodiesterase family protein: MIDTASLFKDPIAHRGLHDKSQGRVENCESSFQAAIEAGFAIECDVRLSADNQVVVFHDDTLGRVTQNKATVRDLSVAELKKIPFNDGPDRIQTLQELLEQVSEKVPLIIELKSQWDGDEGLPLRVSETIGTYFGPVATMSFDPALVKGVQNWLPHVPNGIVSEHYRDIEEWRFLSRFQRFKLSKMLHWQQSKPDFISYNINDLPSRAVSLFENLMSVPVICWTVRTPEQAAKAEKICDQITFEGFDPRSTP
- a CDS encoding RidA family protein, with amino-acid sequence MSIEDRLAEMNITLPNAAAPAANYVPFVISGNYLYVSGQIPIGPNGIEYIGKLGENASIEDGQAAAKLCAINILAQAKSALGELERIIRLVKLVGFVNSTSDFVDQPKIINGASDFMVAALGDRGAHARSAVGVAALPFGVAVEVEAIFEI
- a CDS encoding GNAT family N-acetyltransferase, producing the protein MDSNSEKTELPNSVRLLSSLSDIDRLQWDTCANPGWSSTRPLDSKPQEIPYNPFLSYDFLSSLEESGSASDSSGWYARHLVLEKPGDAPLAVVPAYLKTHSQGEYVFDHGWADAYERAGGSYYPKLQMSVPFTPVTGRRLLIANQSSQSVHKQIVALLAAAIQQVTVQFEASSAHLTFLTEQEWEALSDMDFLRRTDQQFHWQNNGYTTYDDFLAALSSSKRKALRKERRRALENDIEIEWLTGSDLKEEHWDVFFDFYLDTGNRKWGTPYLTRQFFSLIGERMADRVLLIMAKRQGRYIAGALNFIGSDTVYGRNWGCLEDHPFLHFELCYHQAIDWAIANGYQTVEAGAQGAHKLARGYVPTTTYSAHWIPNAGFRDAVEHYLEQERLHVKMEQQALSAHAPFKKSD